One stretch of Dokdonia sp. Hel_I_53 DNA includes these proteins:
- a CDS encoding Na(+)-translocating NADH-quinone reductase subunit C: MAKTDGNGYTILFATIMVIVVGGVLAGLATGLKPAIKENERFEKQQNILYAMGVNENVEGEGSVNFIPTDRVEAEYDKYIKEAYIIQNGNITQSDEAFTVDMKKQSKLPKNERKMPLFVGEKDGQKYYVVPMYGKGLWDAIWGYVALNDELIVQGVYFDHKGETPGLGANIKERYFMDDFTGERIMQKTQYSGITVAKGNNDPKNERKDDNKVDALAGATITGDGVSAMIKTTLGNYVPFIKDFKTKA; encoded by the coding sequence ATGGCAAAGACAGACGGAAACGGATATACAATTCTCTTTGCTACGATTATGGTAATCGTAGTAGGAGGTGTGCTTGCAGGACTAGCTACTGGTCTTAAGCCAGCTATTAAAGAAAATGAACGCTTTGAAAAGCAGCAGAATATTCTGTATGCAATGGGTGTGAATGAAAACGTAGAGGGTGAAGGGAGTGTAAACTTTATTCCTACTGATAGAGTAGAGGCAGAATATGACAAGTATATAAAGGAAGCTTACATAATTCAAAATGGTAATATTACTCAGAGTGACGAGGCTTTTACTGTAGATATGAAAAAGCAAAGTAAACTTCCTAAGAACGAACGCAAAATGCCTTTGTTTGTAGGTGAAAAAGACGGTCAGAAATACTACGTAGTTCCTATGTATGGAAAGGGGCTATGGGATGCGATCTGGGGTTACGTTGCATTAAATGATGAGCTAATTGTGCAAGGTGTTTATTTTGATCATAAAGGAGAAACCCCTGGACTTGGCGCAAATATTAAAGAGCGTTATTTTATGGATGATTTCACTGGAGAACGCATCATGCAGAAAACGCAATACAGCGGTATTACTGTTGCAAAAGGGAATAATGACCCAAAAAATGAGCGTAAAGATGACAATAAAGTAGATGCCCTTGCGGGTGCTACAATTACTGGAGATGGAGTAAGTGCAATGATTAAAACCACTCTAGGTAATTACGTTCCATTTATTAAAGATTTTAAAACTAAAGCATAA